A region from the Mycolicibacterium litorale genome encodes:
- a CDS encoding FadR/GntR family transcriptional regulator, whose translation MRAHELVLHRIERDLAAGVLTVGDRLPGERALAGELSVSRSSVREAIRVLEAMGVVRTAVGSGPEAGATVVADPISSIGAALRLHTATRHLPIADLVDTRILLETWALREAADRTPRPDLTAVEAALDAMDDEILSPEQFLRLDAAFHVAMSELAGNVVVAAMMAALRDSIHGYVLAGVPLLDDWAAVAATLRGEHRAIVAAVRRGHADEAGELVCAHIRGYVDLITPR comes from the coding sequence ATGCGCGCACACGAACTCGTCCTGCACCGCATCGAGCGGGACCTGGCCGCGGGTGTGCTCACCGTCGGCGACCGGCTGCCGGGGGAGCGGGCGCTGGCCGGGGAGCTGTCGGTCAGCCGCTCCTCGGTGCGTGAGGCGATCCGCGTGCTCGAGGCCATGGGCGTGGTGCGCACCGCGGTGGGGTCCGGGCCCGAAGCGGGTGCCACCGTCGTCGCCGACCCGATCAGCTCCATCGGTGCCGCGCTGCGCCTGCACACGGCGACCAGGCACCTGCCCATCGCCGATCTGGTCGATACCCGAATACTGTTGGAGACCTGGGCCTTACGCGAAGCCGCCGACCGCACGCCGCGGCCGGACCTGACGGCCGTCGAAGCGGCCCTCGACGCGATGGACGACGAGATACTGAGCCCCGAACAGTTCCTGCGCCTGGATGCGGCCTTCCACGTGGCGATGTCGGAGCTGGCCGGCAACGTCGTGGTGGCGGCGATGATGGCCGCGCTGCGCGACTCCATCCACGGCTACGTGCTGGCGGGTGTGCCGCTGCTCGACGATTGGGCGGCCGTGGCCGCGACACTGCGCGGTGAGCACCGCGCGATCGTGGCGGCGGTCCGCCGCGGGCATGCCGACGAAGCCGGCGAGTTGGTGTGCGCCCACATCCGCGGTTACGTCGATCTGATCACCCCGCGATGA
- a CDS encoding VOC family protein, which yields MPVRADAPLGAPTWIDLATSDMDRAQRFYGEVFGWTFTSAGPEYGGYVNALKDGHPVAGLMPKHPDYDGPDGWITYLHTADIDGTLAAATAAGGTSCGGVMDIPAKGRMALVTDPADGFVGLWQPGGHRGFEVVGEHGAPAYHQLTTRDFGTALGFYRQVFGWQCESVSDTDEFRYATAVFDGAALIGVMDGSQYLAEGAPSDWCVFLGSDDVDKTIELIVDHGGAVKRPAEDTPYGRLAAVADPTGAGFNLTSLQG from the coding sequence GTGCCTGTTCGTGCCGACGCCCCACTGGGCGCCCCCACCTGGATCGACCTCGCCACCTCCGACATGGACCGCGCGCAGCGGTTCTACGGGGAGGTGTTCGGCTGGACCTTCACCAGCGCGGGCCCTGAGTACGGCGGCTACGTCAACGCACTGAAGGACGGCCATCCGGTCGCCGGACTGATGCCGAAACACCCGGATTACGACGGGCCCGACGGCTGGATCACCTATCTGCACACCGCCGACATCGACGGCACCCTGGCCGCGGCCACGGCCGCCGGCGGCACGAGTTGCGGCGGCGTGATGGACATCCCGGCCAAAGGACGGATGGCGCTGGTGACGGATCCGGCCGACGGCTTCGTCGGACTGTGGCAGCCCGGCGGCCATCGCGGCTTCGAGGTGGTCGGCGAGCACGGTGCACCGGCCTACCACCAGCTCACCACGCGTGACTTCGGCACCGCGCTCGGCTTCTACCGGCAGGTGTTCGGGTGGCAGTGCGAATCCGTGTCGGACACTGACGAATTCCGCTATGCCACCGCCGTGTTCGACGGGGCGGCACTGATCGGTGTGATGGACGGCAGCCAGTACCTCGCCGAGGGTGCGCCGTCGGACTGGTGCGTGTTCCTGGGTAGTGACGACGTCGACAAGACGATCGAGTTGATCGTCGATCACGGCGGTGCCGTGAAGCGCCCGGCCGAAGACACCCCGTACGGGCGGCTGGCCGCGGTGGCCGACCCGACGGGCGCCGGTTTCAACCTCACGTCGCTGCAGGGCTGA